Proteins encoded within one genomic window of Argiope bruennichi chromosome 7, qqArgBrue1.1, whole genome shotgun sequence:
- the LOC129975563 gene encoding uncharacterized protein LOC129975563: MRSGDLLIEGSTKKQAQQVIKMKAIAHIPVTAASHTSLNFSKGVITCGELFNVPLEEIIAELKPQGVTHVRQISIRRDEQLLPTKHYILTFHRPTIPEFIYAGYIKLPVRQYIPNPLRCFKCQRFGHSKINCRGTLTCARCAGKDHDSEQCNAPEKCVNCGGCHASFSRVCERWKIEKQITSIKFKESISYPEARKKVLAQTPKPGVSYASVVKTPFCANCQCTNCVKYNSQTTTVKNSSDSEIENSPSSAPETSKPVRSKSKSNSNSQRALKLKLSKRGLSPKELRTKLKKSATQNSVALGLATQGNAHKDLTSIFGKPKSPDSISLHPSDEEDELQMSCDVSPTLDKTRTNILNTSVT, encoded by the coding sequence atgcgttctggtgacttgctgaTCGAAGGTTCTACGAAAAAACAAGCACagcaagtaataaaaatgaaagctataGCTCACATCCCTGTAACCGCTGCCTCTCACACATCTCTAAATTTTTCCAAGGGTGTAATAACATGTGGTGAATTGTTCAATGTCCCCCTTGAAGAAATCATTGCGGAATTGAAACCCCAAGGAGTGACTCACGTACGCCAAATTTCCATTAGGCGGGATGaacaactccttcccacaaagcaTTATATCCTTACATTTCATAGACCAACAATCCCAGAATTCATATATGCTGGATACATTAAACTACCGGTCCGACAGTACATCCCAAACCCCTTGAGATGTTTTAAATGCCAGCGATTCGGCCATTCGAAGATTAATTGCCGTGGGACTCTAacatgcgcccgctgtgcaggaAAAGACCACGATAGTGAACAGTGTAACGCCCCCGAAAAATGCGTGAACTGTGGAGGCTGTCATGCGTCGTTTTCTCGAGTCTGCGAACGctggaaaattgaaaaacaaataacctccattaaatttaaagaatctattTCGTATCCTGaagcaagaaaaaaagtattagctCAAACACCCAAACCTGGTGTGAGTTATGCTTCCGTTGTAAAAACACCCTTCTGTGCAAACTGTCAATGCACAAACTGTGTGAAATATAACTCCCAAACTACAACTGTCAAAAACTCTTCCGACTCTGAGATTGAAAATTCACCATCCAGTGCACCAGAAACTAGCAAACCAGTCCGATCGAAATCGAAATCAAACTCCAATTCTCAAAGAGCACTAAAGCTAAAGCTGTCAAAACGGGGACTTTCACCAAAAGAACTAAGAACGAAGTTGAAAAAATCTGCAACACAAAATTCTGTCGCTTTGGGACTTGCGACACAAGGTAATGctcataaggacttaacgtccatttttggcAAACCTAAAAGTCCCGATTCCATTTCCCTTCATCCGTCTGACGAGGAGGATGAATtacaaatgagttgcgatgtttcgccAACTCTTGATAAGACTCGCACCAACATTCTCAATACTTCTGTTACTTAA